Proteins co-encoded in one Dryobates pubescens isolate bDryPub1 chromosome 4, bDryPub1.pri, whole genome shotgun sequence genomic window:
- the NXPH1 gene encoding neurexophilin-1, which produces MQAVYWYAVLLLQPTLYLVTCANLTNGGKTELLKSGSSKSTLKHIWTESSKDLSISRLLSQTFRGKENDTDLDLRYDAPETYSEQDLWDWLRNSTDLQEPRPRAKRRPIVKTGKFKKMFGWGDFHSNIKTVKLNLLITGKIVDHGNGTFSVYFRHNSTGQGNVSVSLVPPTKIVEFDLAQQTVIDAKDSKSFNCRIEYEKVDKATKNTLCNYDPSKTCYQEQTQSHVSWLCSKPFKVICIYISFYSTDYKLVQKVCPDYNYHSDTPYFPSG; this is translated from the coding sequence GTTACCTGTGCAAATTTAACAAATGGAGGAAAAACAGAACTCCTAAAATCAGGGAGCTCCAAATCCACACTAAAGCATATATGGACAGAAAGTAGCAAGGACTTGTCCATCAGCCGACTGCTGTCACAGACTTTTCGCGGAAAGGAAAACGATACAGATTTGGACCTGCGATACGATGCCCCAGAAACTTATTCTGAGCAAGATctctgggactggctgaggaACTCCACAGACCTGCAAGAGCCTCGGCCCAGAGCAAAGAGACGGCCCATCGTCAAGACTGGGAAATTTAAGAAAATGTTTGGCTGGGGCGATTTTCATTCCAACATCAAGACTGTGAAGCTCAATCTGCTAATAACGGGGAAAATCGTTGACCACGGCAATGGGACGTTTAGCGTTTACTTCAGGCATAACTCCACTGGTCAAGGGAATGTATCTGTGAGCCTAGTGCCCCCTACAAAAATAGTGGAATTTGACTTGGCACAACAGACGGTGATTGATGCCAAAGATTCCAAGTCCTTTAACTGTCGAATCGAGTATGAAAAGGTTGACAAGGCTACCAAGAACACACTCTGCAACTATGACCCTTCAAAAACCTGTTATCAGGAGCAGACCCAGAGCCACGTGTCAtggctctgctccaagccctttAAAGTAATCTGtatttacatttcattttatAGTACAGATTATAAACTAGTACAGAAGGTGTGTCCTGATTACAACTACCACAGTGACACGCCCTACTTCCCGTCAGGGTGA